The following coding sequences lie in one Pelobacter seleniigenes DSM 18267 genomic window:
- a CDS encoding sugar transferase, with amino-acid sequence MLREQIKLFNRFLGVGDFLILAVSMFLAHSITDGQKFELRQHFWILSLALPLWIYLLAKYKLYAGGTVRKGIYDVLTSVFSVHILGGSILAGFLYFLQLPYVGRSQYLSFLFFSFVLFSIERLAIRSFVKIYSRSGLVSRNLIIVGAQDKAQEFYKLIQEHSAWGMKVLGFVQIMPKGRPKEWVKGNILGQVEDLIEICKQHPVDEVVFCPPKNFIVDTEKYVNALDELGVTVRLTLDFYQIPQARQELSFFHDQIPVLTFYSKAFNSRQLFLKRLLDIFGSLVGLLLTCLLLPFIAYAIKRDSPGPLLFGQERVGQSGRTFRCWKFRSMYIDAEERKKDLMAQNEMSGAIFKIKDDPRVTKVGRFLRKTSLDELPQFWNVLKGEMSLVGTRPPTPNEVAEYENWHRRRISIKPGITGNWQISGRSAIEDFDSIVNLDLQYIDNWTIWLDIKILIKTILVVFSREGSC; translated from the coding sequence GTGCTGAGAGAGCAAATTAAATTATTTAATCGATTTCTGGGAGTTGGCGATTTTTTAATCTTGGCTGTTTCTATGTTTCTTGCCCACTCTATTACTGACGGGCAAAAATTTGAGTTGCGTCAGCATTTTTGGATTCTTTCTCTCGCTCTTCCCCTTTGGATATATTTGTTGGCAAAATATAAATTATATGCAGGAGGAACTGTTCGCAAAGGAATCTATGACGTTCTCACCTCGGTGTTTTCTGTCCATATCCTTGGTGGCAGTATCTTAGCCGGTTTTTTGTATTTCCTCCAATTGCCTTATGTCGGGCGTAGCCAGTATCTTTCTTTTTTATTTTTCTCCTTCGTTCTTTTTAGTATTGAGCGGCTGGCGATCCGTAGCTTTGTAAAAATTTATTCCCGGTCGGGTTTGGTTTCCAGAAACTTGATTATTGTTGGGGCACAGGATAAAGCACAGGAATTTTATAAATTAATCCAGGAACATTCCGCTTGGGGGATGAAAGTTCTGGGTTTCGTACAGATTATGCCCAAAGGTCGACCAAAGGAATGGGTTAAGGGGAATATCCTAGGTCAAGTCGAGGATCTCATTGAAATTTGCAAACAGCATCCGGTCGATGAAGTCGTTTTCTGCCCACCAAAAAACTTTATTGTTGATACTGAGAAGTATGTCAATGCCTTGGATGAACTTGGGGTGACTGTCCGGTTGACCCTGGATTTTTATCAGATTCCTCAAGCCCGGCAGGAACTGAGCTTTTTTCATGATCAGATCCCGGTTTTGACATTCTACAGCAAAGCTTTTAATTCTCGTCAACTTTTTTTAAAACGTCTTCTGGATATTTTCGGATCTCTCGTCGGGTTGTTGTTAACATGTTTGCTGCTGCCTTTTATCGCATATGCAATCAAACGGGATTCTCCAGGACCTTTACTTTTTGGTCAGGAGAGAGTCGGCCAAAGCGGCAGAACGTTTCGTTGTTGGAAGTTCCGTTCTATGTATATAGACGCGGAGGAGCGTAAAAAAGATTTAATGGCGCAAAACGAAATGAGCGGTGCGATCTTTAAAATCAAGGATGATCCGCGGGTCACCAAAGTTGGCCGTTTTTTACGAAAGACCAGCTTGGATGAGCTACCGCAATTTTGGAATGTTCTTAAAGGGGAGATGAGCTTGGTTGGGACCCGGCCGCCGACTCCCAATGAGGTGGCTGAATATGAAAATTGGCATCGCCGCAGGATCAGCATCAAGCCTGGTATCACGGGGAACTGGCAGATCAGCGGGCGAAGCGCAATTGAAGATTTCGATTCAATTGTCAATCTGGATCTCCAATATATTGATAACTGGACAATCTGGCTGGATATCAAAATTCTTATAAAAACAATCTTAGTGGTGTTTTCCCGTGAAGGGAGCTGCTAA
- a CDS encoding DeoR family transcriptional regulator produces MKPTERRKQLLEWLEKEGTLSLAEMVTRFGVTKMTIHRDLGLLERRQALKRIHGGAARLENGAQRGDNHKQIASAQGNCLICYRPPTQQLLYTITKNNGEQQVACCPHCGISAQLMMGDQIAMALTTDFLSGRLHAAQHSFFVLGSVVVPCCKPSILTFSEAEVSERFQKGFGGTLGRFEDAIEFLRKDMSIHDSEGCPHCSGHAAPLGTI; encoded by the coding sequence ATGAAACCGACGGAACGAAGAAAGCAGTTATTGGAATGGTTGGAAAAGGAAGGCACCCTCAGCCTGGCCGAAATGGTGACCCGGTTTGGGGTCACCAAAATGACGATTCATCGGGATTTGGGTTTACTGGAACGAAGACAGGCCTTAAAACGCATCCACGGTGGTGCAGCCCGGCTTGAAAACGGTGCCCAAAGAGGCGACAATCATAAACAGATCGCCTCTGCCCAGGGTAATTGCCTGATCTGTTATCGCCCGCCGACTCAACAACTGCTGTATACCATTACTAAAAATAACGGCGAACAACAGGTCGCCTGCTGCCCGCATTGCGGCATCTCGGCACAGTTGATGATGGGGGACCAGATCGCCATGGCCCTGACCACGGACTTTCTATCCGGCCGCCTGCATGCAGCTCAACATTCATTCTTCGTTCTGGGCTCTGTTGTCGTCCCCTGTTGCAAACCTTCCATTTTGACCTTTTCCGAAGCGGAAGTCAGTGAACGCTTCCAAAAAGGCTTCGGCGGCACCTTAGGCCGCTTTGAAGATGCCATCGAATTCCTCAGAAAGGATATGAGTATCCATGATTCAGAAGGATGTCCTCATTGCTCAGGACACGCCGCTCCCTTAGGAACTATCTAG
- a CDS encoding response regulator → MPLKILIADDHALLREGLRLLIHSQDDMNVVGEAEDGIETLEKVRTERPDVLLLDIAMPRMTGLETIQMVHRIAPETGIVILSRYEKEAYVRKALKAGALGYVVKGEAGATMLEAIRCVAQGRFFLSSQIHKSVISSYLETVDETEEEHAEFGQLSDREKQIFHLLVQGHSSIEIGKVLFISSKTVDKHRASIGKKIGIDNPVKMVQYAIRNGIIDPTVWEE, encoded by the coding sequence GTGCCATTAAAAATACTGATTGCCGATGATCATGCCTTGCTACGTGAGGGATTAAGACTGCTGATTCATTCTCAAGACGATATGAATGTTGTCGGGGAAGCTGAAGACGGAATCGAAACCCTTGAAAAGGTCCGCACCGAGCGACCCGACGTTCTGTTGCTCGATATTGCCATGCCACGCATGACCGGCCTGGAAACCATTCAAATGGTCCATCGCATCGCTCCGGAAACCGGCATCGTTATTCTGTCCCGCTATGAAAAAGAGGCTTATGTCCGCAAAGCCCTTAAGGCAGGGGCGCTAGGCTATGTTGTTAAAGGAGAGGCCGGAGCCACAATGCTCGAAGCCATTCGTTGCGTTGCCCAGGGCCGTTTCTTCCTCAGTTCACAAATTCACAAGTCGGTTATTTCTTCTTATCTTGAAACAGTGGATGAAACGGAAGAGGAGCATGCCGAGTTCGGTCAACTATCAGACCGGGAAAAGCAGATTTTTCACCTTCTCGTCCAAGGTCATAGCAGCATTGAAATCGGCAAAGTTTTATTCATCAGCTCCAAAACGGTTGATAAACACAGAGCCAGCATTGGGAAGAAGATCGGAATCGACAACCCCGTCAAAATGGTTCAATACGCTATTCGCAATGGGATTATCGACCCGACGGTATGGGAGGAGTAA
- a CDS encoding PAS domain-containing sensor histidine kinase, producing MNSKTDVLGKPTILHTPRSRTEAYTDSSDFKKLFSAEKTSALLSPKRLLRLMVLSIFLSETAIMLIFGLIPPFHPAVLALLDSTLLLIILSPTVYFFHYQPLQRHHRERMKIAQQLYESERRFQLTLQAVNDSLWDFNPQTGEIYVSPQSATKLGYQAGEIGSHIDDWKKLLHPDEVELFMQAKSDHLNGITDHLRFEHRLKAKDGNWLWFLSRGQIVARDAEGKPLRMVGTHTDITQRKKAEAALLQSEEEIRMLSHKLIHSSEEEKKRLAQDLHDEFGQVLIAFQLGLEMLRDQHSEQGKEHSQQCNRLLSMVQRLETDLKHVCDQLRPVILDDHGLVETIRWHIREFFHTAHSLQVDFQVNGNKKLSREATIVLYRIYQEALTNVRKHAQATEVKVKLDMFDNQVVLTVQDNGCGLDIKIPNNITHSSWGLGMLGMRERATAVGGHLFVESAPNQGTTIRAELPA from the coding sequence ATGAACAGTAAGACTGATGTTCTCGGAAAACCAACCATTCTCCATACTCCGCGTTCCAGAACTGAAGCGTATACGGACAGCAGCGATTTCAAGAAGCTGTTCTCAGCCGAAAAGACGTCTGCCCTGCTCTCTCCCAAGCGCCTGTTACGGCTCATGGTCCTGTCTATTTTTCTTTCCGAAACAGCGATTATGCTGATTTTCGGATTAATCCCCCCGTTCCATCCTGCGGTACTGGCGCTTCTTGATTCGACCCTGCTGCTGATTATCCTCTCGCCGACCGTCTATTTCTTTCACTATCAGCCACTGCAACGCCACCACCGCGAACGCATGAAGATTGCCCAACAGCTTTATGAGAGCGAACGGCGCTTTCAGCTGACCCTGCAGGCCGTCAATGACTCTTTGTGGGACTTCAATCCTCAAACTGGGGAAATCTATGTCAGCCCGCAATCAGCAACCAAGCTTGGCTATCAGGCCGGTGAAATCGGTTCCCATATCGACGATTGGAAAAAGCTGCTCCATCCGGACGAGGTTGAGCTGTTCATGCAGGCGAAGAGCGATCATCTCAACGGGATAACGGATCACTTAAGGTTTGAGCATCGCTTGAAAGCCAAGGATGGAAACTGGTTATGGTTTCTCTCCCGCGGTCAGATAGTGGCTCGGGACGCTGAAGGTAAACCGCTACGGATGGTCGGCACTCATACCGACATCACCCAGCGCAAAAAAGCGGAAGCCGCTTTGTTGCAGAGTGAAGAAGAAATCCGCATGTTGTCTCACAAATTGATCCACTCTTCGGAAGAGGAGAAAAAACGCCTAGCCCAGGACCTGCACGATGAGTTCGGGCAGGTCCTGATCGCCTTTCAACTGGGCTTGGAAATGTTACGCGATCAACATTCAGAACAAGGGAAAGAGCACTCCCAACAGTGCAATCGTCTGTTAAGTATGGTTCAGCGCCTGGAAACCGATCTCAAGCATGTCTGTGACCAACTTCGCCCTGTCATTCTTGATGATCATGGGCTGGTCGAAACAATCCGCTGGCACATTCGCGAATTTTTCCATACAGCCCATTCTCTTCAGGTTGATTTCCAGGTGAACGGCAATAAAAAACTATCCCGTGAAGCAACAATCGTCCTGTATCGGATCTACCAGGAGGCGCTCACCAACGTTCGTAAACATGCTCAAGCCACCGAAGTTAAAGTCAAACTGGATATGTTCGATAATCAGGTCGTGCTGACAGTCCAGGATAATGGCTGCGGGCTGGACATAAAGATACCGAACAACATCACCCACAGTTCATGGGGCTTGGGGATGCTTGGTATGCGGGAACGCGCCACCGCAGTCGGCGGGCACCTGTTTGTCGAGTCCGCGCCAAACCAGGGCACCACCATTCGCGCGGAATTACCCGCCTGA
- a CDS encoding TonB-dependent receptor domain-containing protein encodes MIRFGIVCLVALVCCDVLICSSAMGESVLLDEITIRGEQQQPIEEKLTIREVRESPARDIGEALQNVPGLSSVRKGAIANDIVLRGMQRDNLNVFLDGVRLHGGCPSRMDPPSFHFDFAEVDYIEVIKGPYDVRNPGSLAGMVNAVSKEPKRGLATNLNVSYGSFNYLDLSATGSYGGEVFDTLIGYAHKASDVPEAGNGQLLTDIYPSTSNNRYRSNTLDSDAYETDTFWVKGGGKHGTGRSELSYSYQDAEHVLYPALLMDADYDRTHRVNWKTTIDNPGLAISKLRFQAFLNRVDHLMDDTLRVSSLPSMMVTKDYMMQTDAKATTFGSKLNADMPVGAGLLTSGVDFYRRNWDATNESAMWMSYAEQPMIPDVDIDNFGIFGEYSYPLSRQLTLKGGARLDHTRVTANALTGTRLDSLYQPYFSSSLDNKADFTEPSANLQLTWKTSEQLEFFTGIASASRTPDQQELFIGLQRMAGKNWLGNPALDATRNNQVDLGAKWKSANFLANVSVFYSSLTDYIYIAEAADPDGAGPLIQARTYRNIDATMYGGEFSSQVVMPFDLFLKGTLSYVRGENADTNQPLAEIPPLSGVVSLRYDNGNWYAEISERFAARQDRVDESLQENETAGWGVTDLKAGTFWGRWELLGGVNNLFDKYYFSHLSYQRDPFNAGVKVPEMGLFAYVNLSYRF; translated from the coding sequence ATGATCAGATTTGGAATCGTTTGCCTGGTGGCCTTGGTCTGTTGTGACGTGCTGATCTGCTCATCGGCTATGGGAGAATCTGTTCTCTTGGATGAAATTACGATTCGCGGTGAGCAGCAACAGCCTATTGAGGAAAAATTGACCATTCGAGAAGTCCGGGAAAGCCCGGCGCGGGATATTGGTGAGGCATTGCAAAACGTTCCCGGGCTGTCAAGTGTCAGAAAGGGCGCAATTGCAAACGATATTGTTTTGCGTGGCATGCAGAGAGACAACCTGAATGTTTTTCTGGATGGCGTCAGGCTGCATGGGGGTTGTCCTTCGCGGATGGACCCGCCTTCGTTCCACTTTGATTTTGCCGAAGTGGATTATATCGAAGTCATCAAGGGGCCTTATGATGTGCGCAATCCGGGCAGTTTGGCGGGGATGGTCAATGCGGTCTCCAAAGAACCGAAACGCGGGCTGGCGACCAATCTCAATGTCAGTTACGGCAGTTTCAATTATCTCGATCTTTCCGCAACCGGATCCTATGGCGGAGAAGTTTTTGACACCCTGATCGGCTACGCACATAAAGCGTCAGACGTGCCCGAAGCCGGAAACGGTCAGCTGCTGACGGATATTTATCCATCAACCAGCAACAATCGCTATCGTTCGAACACCCTTGATTCCGACGCCTATGAAACAGACACCTTTTGGGTCAAAGGAGGAGGCAAGCACGGGACTGGCCGCTCCGAGTTGAGTTACAGCTATCAGGATGCTGAACACGTTCTTTACCCAGCCCTGTTGATGGATGCTGATTATGATCGCACCCACCGTGTTAACTGGAAAACAACCATCGACAACCCCGGGTTGGCCATCTCCAAATTGCGTTTTCAGGCCTTTTTGAATCGTGTCGATCACCTCATGGATGACACTCTCAGAGTTTCATCATTGCCCAGCATGATGGTCACAAAAGATTATATGATGCAGACCGATGCCAAGGCCACGACATTTGGCAGTAAACTCAATGCGGATATGCCGGTCGGAGCAGGACTGTTGACCAGTGGAGTTGATTTTTACCGACGCAATTGGGATGCGACCAACGAGTCTGCCATGTGGATGAGTTATGCCGAGCAACCGATGATTCCAGATGTGGATATCGATAATTTTGGAATTTTTGGAGAATACAGTTATCCATTGTCCAGACAGCTGACATTAAAGGGTGGCGCCCGGCTTGATCATACCCGGGTTACGGCCAATGCATTAACCGGAACCCGACTGGATAGTCTCTATCAACCCTATTTCTCTTCAAGTCTCGACAATAAGGCCGATTTTACTGAGCCGAGTGCAAATCTGCAATTGACCTGGAAGACCTCTGAACAGCTGGAGTTCTTTACCGGCATCGCCTCCGCCAGCCGTACCCCGGACCAGCAGGAACTCTTTATCGGTCTGCAACGCATGGCGGGTAAAAACTGGTTGGGCAACCCAGCGTTGGATGCAACGCGTAACAATCAGGTCGATTTAGGTGCAAAATGGAAGAGCGCCAATTTTCTTGCCAATGTCAGCGTTTTTTACAGCTCCTTAACTGATTACATCTATATCGCCGAAGCAGCCGACCCTGACGGCGCCGGCCCTCTCATTCAGGCGCGCACCTATCGCAACATCGATGCAACCATGTATGGTGGCGAATTCAGCAGTCAGGTGGTCATGCCTTTTGATCTGTTTTTAAAGGGGACCCTCTCTTATGTGAGAGGGGAAAATGCAGACACCAATCAGCCCCTAGCCGAGATTCCACCGCTTTCCGGCGTTGTTTCCCTGCGCTACGATAACGGTAACTGGTACGCCGAAATCAGCGAAAGGTTTGCCGCCCGGCAGGACCGGGTTGACGAGAGCCTGCAGGAAAACGAAACCGCAGGGTGGGGGGTGACAGACCTGAAGGCCGGCACCTTTTGGGGGCGCTGGGAATTGCTTGGCGGCGTGAATAATCTGTTTGATAAATATTATTTCAGTCATCTTTCCTATCAGCGCGACCCGTTTAACGCCGGAGTGAAAGTCCCGGAAATGGGCCTGTTTGCCTACGTAAATTTGAGTTATCGCTTCTGA
- a CDS encoding energy transducer TonB translates to MKHELQQRLNCPVPAGVFTALGASVLLHSVLVLFLVGLKGAPPVRTKPAIVQINLKSVRLSPGLEGTLGMKATDQPGSKARSLAPQSVPSAMPVAGREQAPPDQKPSPSATVAKPASALNAAPAGISKKIPAQKIEVARKTPVQKPVTGKAEKPLVALVPAEPSFLDVDQPTVEQEAVSIAKIDNTGAKTRFLPPQLSVDRAVAISPQDVDVNDDVDGEAFVVEAPQEESPSGAADALREEYLSFNFGSIRDKVRDNLRYPTIARRQGWTGRVEIEFTISLSGTIDNKRILSSSGYPLLDRQALRAVDVSAPFPPPAVIATVILPVTFSLE, encoded by the coding sequence ATGAAACACGAGTTGCAGCAGCGGTTGAATTGTCCTGTTCCGGCTGGCGTCTTTACCGCCCTGGGCGCAAGTGTTCTGCTGCACAGCGTGTTGGTTCTTTTTCTTGTCGGTCTGAAGGGGGCCCCCCCGGTCAGAACAAAACCGGCGATTGTTCAAATCAACTTGAAGTCTGTTCGGTTATCCCCTGGTTTAGAGGGGACATTAGGGATGAAGGCAACTGATCAGCCTGGGTCGAAGGCCAGATCATTGGCTCCGCAATCTGTTCCTAGTGCGATGCCGGTTGCAGGGCGTGAGCAAGCACCACCGGATCAAAAACCCAGTCCTTCAGCAACAGTTGCCAAGCCTGCTTCTGCGCTTAACGCTGCACCAGCGGGTATTTCAAAAAAAATCCCGGCTCAGAAGATTGAAGTTGCCCGGAAGACCCCGGTTCAGAAACCTGTCACCGGCAAGGCAGAGAAGCCGTTGGTTGCACTAGTTCCAGCGGAACCTTCATTCTTAGATGTTGATCAACCAACTGTTGAACAAGAGGCCGTGTCCATTGCCAAGATTGACAATACTGGTGCTAAAACACGATTTTTGCCTCCTCAGTTGTCGGTTGACAGGGCTGTCGCGATTTCGCCTCAAGATGTTGACGTCAATGATGACGTTGACGGTGAAGCTTTCGTTGTTGAAGCTCCTCAAGAAGAAAGTCCTTCAGGTGCGGCGGATGCCCTTCGCGAGGAGTATCTCAGTTTCAACTTTGGATCCATTCGCGACAAAGTCAGGGATAATCTGCGTTATCCGACCATTGCACGACGGCAGGGATGGACGGGCAGGGTGGAAATCGAGTTCACCATATCTTTGTCCGGAACTATCGATAATAAGAGGATTCTTTCCAGCTCCGGATACCCGCTGCTGGATCGTCAGGCCTTGCGGGCTGTCGACGTCTCGGCGCCTTTCCCGCCGCCTGCGGTTATTGCAACCGTCATTTTACCGGTCACATTTTCTCTTGAGTAA
- a CDS encoding c-type cytochrome encodes MMRIPKKVFLWLMVTTIVVLSGCGGSGSGGDNGLTDSGSTGVLVDPYISGAILQEVAEDGSTVLQRVSTPTDAQGHFEFSAEVQVGSIIETKISQLGTHVGEPNQLVLRRQIRANDDGLLVVSPLTTLIANGSTENDVVALLQTAGMTDFAAADIYIDPMSGLNNLSSSVTSADLTRLQAAMAVANYLEATNQPKATALDMTTSSEFEIFTSCLDAVQETLSPELFAQINAAQNNNGPTMQEFINASVTYTRPVIAMMKSQLTNNGSIDPVALHEEAMSASSDMLNNMSGQNPGNGGPNGTMLYANDCAVCHGDLANSNIPGRSADAIQAAIDQNLGGMSIYANLTTAEIQAIAAVLPVPQPTDPTQPVDGTTLYGNMCASCHGGLTSTTIQGNTASAVQSAIDLNIGNMGFLSTLTSAEVQAIADVLPGATPVDPTQPIDGTTVYSNSCASCHGALASTTIQGRTASSIQSAIDQNIGNMGFLSTLTSAEVQAVADVLPAATPVDPTQPADGTALYTSECAGCHGTLANTNKPGRTATDIQTAIDQNVGNMGFLSTLTSAEVQAIADVLPAAPPVDPTQPVDGAALYSTSCASCHGTLANTNKPGRTATAIQTAIDQNVGNMGFLSTLTTAEVQAIADVLPAAPPVDPTQPVDGAALYSTSCASCHGTLANTNKPGRTATAIQTAIDQNVGNMGFLSTLTTAEVQAIADVLPAAPPVDPTQPVDGAALYSTSCASCHGTLANTNKPGRTATAIQTAIDQNVGNMGYLSTLTTAEVQAIADVLPATNGNSGPDYSDCTACHAQPPNGTSEPNIDGAHSAHKAIASIGTNCQICHTGASHNGSVDLGFPADYNSANGAATDNLDGTCSNISCHGGKTTPDWWSGSISLTADCTSCHDSRAGEYISQTSGRHSKHSRYSCTTCHNSTRMPNHIGDLLTDNFEVSAASTVGGSGTSVGSYSNRSCSSIACHGSEHW; translated from the coding sequence ATGATGCGAATTCCAAAGAAAGTCTTTTTGTGGCTTATGGTCACGACAATTGTCGTGCTGTCCGGTTGTGGAGGTTCAGGATCCGGTGGAGACAACGGCTTGACCGACAGCGGATCGACAGGGGTTTTGGTCGATCCATATATCAGCGGTGCCATCCTCCAGGAAGTGGCCGAAGATGGTTCAACCGTCCTGCAGCGGGTTTCAACCCCCACCGATGCGCAGGGCCATTTCGAATTTTCAGCAGAAGTTCAAGTCGGTTCAATCATTGAAACAAAAATCAGTCAACTTGGCACCCATGTCGGTGAGCCAAATCAGCTGGTCTTGCGGCGGCAAATTCGTGCAAACGACGATGGTCTTCTGGTCGTTTCCCCGCTGACCACACTGATTGCCAACGGCAGCACCGAAAACGATGTGGTGGCGCTACTGCAAACGGCAGGAATGACCGATTTTGCAGCCGCCGATATTTATATTGACCCCATGTCCGGCCTGAACAATCTCTCTTCCAGTGTGACTTCTGCCGATCTGACCCGGCTGCAGGCCGCCATGGCCGTCGCCAACTACCTTGAAGCAACGAATCAACCTAAGGCCACGGCTCTGGACATGACGACCTCCAGCGAATTCGAGATCTTCACAAGCTGCCTTGACGCAGTTCAAGAGACATTGTCACCCGAACTGTTTGCCCAAATTAACGCAGCACAGAATAACAATGGACCGACCATGCAGGAGTTCATCAATGCTTCGGTGACCTACACGCGGCCAGTTATCGCCATGATGAAGTCCCAACTCACGAACAATGGGAGCATTGATCCGGTGGCACTGCATGAAGAAGCCATGAGCGCCAGCAGTGACATGTTGAACAACATGTCCGGGCAAAACCCGGGGAATGGAGGCCCGAACGGGACAATGCTTTACGCAAATGATTGCGCAGTGTGTCACGGCGACCTGGCTAATTCCAATATCCCGGGGCGTTCTGCCGACGCCATTCAAGCGGCCATCGACCAGAACCTTGGTGGCATGAGCATTTATGCCAACCTGACCACAGCAGAGATCCAGGCCATTGCCGCAGTGCTGCCAGTCCCGCAACCGACTGATCCAACCCAGCCAGTTGATGGAACGACCCTTTATGGAAATATGTGCGCCAGCTGCCATGGCGGCTTGACCAGCACCACCATCCAAGGCAATACCGCGAGCGCCGTCCAGAGCGCCATCGATCTTAATATTGGCAACATGGGCTTCCTCAGCACCTTGACCAGCGCAGAGGTCCAGGCTATTGCCGATGTCCTGCCCGGGGCCACCCCGGTCGATCCGACTCAGCCGATTGACGGGACCACGGTCTATTCCAACAGTTGTGCCAGTTGCCACGGCGCCCTGGCCAGCACCACCATCCAGGGGCGCACTGCCAGCTCGATCCAAAGTGCCATCGATCAGAATATTGGCAACATGGGCTTCCTCAGCACTTTGACCAGCGCTGAAGTTCAGGCCGTTGCCGATGTCCTGCCCGCTGCTACCCCGGTTGATCCGACTCAGCCCGCGGATGGAACCGCTCTTTACACCAGTGAATGTGCCGGTTGTCATGGAACGCTGGCCAACACCAACAAACCCGGCCGGACCGCGACTGACATTCAGACCGCAATTGATCAGAACGTTGGCAACATGGGCTTCCTCAGCACTTTGACCAGCGCAGAGGTTCAGGCCATTGCCGATGTCTTACCGGCAGCGCCTCCAGTTGATCCGACCCAGCCGGTCGACGGAGCAGCCCTCTACTCAACCAGCTGTGCCAGCTGTCACGGGACACTGGCCAACACCAACAAACCTGGCCGGACCGCGACTGCCATTCAAACCGCAATTGATCAGAACGTTGGCAACATGGGCTTCCTCAGCACTTTGACCACTGCAGAAGTTCAGGCCATTGCTGATGTCTTACCGGCAGCGCCTCCCGTTGATCCGACCCAGCCGGTTGACGGAGCAGCTCTCTACTCAACCAGTTGTGCCAGCTGTCACGGGACACTGGCCAACACCAACAAACCCGGCCGGACCGCGACTGCCATTCAGACCGCCATTGATCAGAACGTTGGCAACATGGGCTTCCTCAGCACTTTGACCACTGCAGAAGTTCAGGCCATTGCTGATGTCTTACCGGCAGCGCCTCCAGTTGATCCGACCCAGCCGGTCGACGGAGCAGCCCTCTACTCAACCAGCTGTGCCAGCTGTCACGGGACACTGGCCAACACCAACAAACCTGGCCGGACCGCGACTGCCATTCAAACCGCAATTGATCAGAACGTTGGCAACATGGGTTACCTCAGCACTTTGACTACTGCAGAAGTTCAGGCCATTGCCGATGTCTTGCCGGCAACCAACGGGAACAGTGGCCCGGATTACAGCGATTGTACGGCTTGCCACGCCCAGCCACCGAACGGGACCAGCGAGCCAAACATTGATGGTGCCCACAGCGCTCATAAGGCCATTGCATCAATCGGCACGAATTGCCAAATCTGTCACACCGGTGCAAGTCATAACGGGTCCGTCGATCTGGGATTCCCCGCTGATTACAACTCCGCCAATGGTGCCGCAACCGACAACCTTGACGGCACCTGCAGCAATATCAGCTGTCACGGTGGCAAGACCACTCCTGATTGGTGGAGCGGCTCGATCAGCCTGACCGCTGACTGTACCTCCTGCCACGATTCAAGAGCAGGCGAATACATCAGCCAAACCTCCGGCAGACACAGCAAGCACAGCCGTTACAGCTGTACAACCTGCCACAACAGTACTCGCATGCCGAACCACATTGGCGATCTGTTGACCGATAATTTTGAAGTCTCAGCGGCTTCGACTGTCGGCGGCAGCGGAACAAGTGTTGGCAGTTACAGCAATAGGTCCTGTTCAAGTATTGCTTGTCACGGCAGCGAACACTGGTAA